A genomic region of Aspergillus oryzae RIB40 DNA, chromosome 1 contains the following coding sequences:
- a CDS encoding putative serine/threonine protein kinase (Kin4) (serine/threonine protein kinase) — protein sequence MRSGNPAEAFPGQGTLVKESSTLINQVLVSDPSVDIEREQVRQAGTSVSPSTDGTPTPGLGLVGSDGVDDGGRGGLRSRHDYNENSIKRKETTFGQYILGQTLGEGEFGKVKLGWKRDGSIQVAIKLIRRESLGSNPSRLPKIYREISILRDLSHPNIVRLHEMVETDKHIGIIMEYASGGELFDHILNNRYLKDNSARRLFAQLVSGVGYLHKKGIVHRDLKLENLLLDRNRNIIITDFGFANTFDPLDELGEEIEYNLTNKEFVKRMRLDKPNAKGLRRGDLMQTSCGSPCYAAPELVVSDSLYTGRKVDVWSCGVILYAMLAGYLPFDDDPANPDGDNINLLYKYIVTTPLTFPEYVTPHARDLLRRILVPDPRKRADLFEVARHSWLNEYSHIVSHITSSTTKVADIATTTVSHGTTLSGHVRCLPANSLPRSEQPKEAPSLGRSASVREPPKTYQSTVPSLGALVHHAGNISQEQPAESSKTPRDTKRRTVQVEYVAPSSQTTRGEGMGSATAGPSSAAETAEHVPTGARSNSRDAETVSPTSGVPQDAPMAPSAQAGDSKAQRPQSGHLPRSTSDSTALTGAGTMPQPHSMRPTTGASMSSFNTGRLPSRGSYGQPVAPTVAATNAHGRLAQPKSKQYVISNPIPQDPSQPAAASIGRPSTQALPAKFNTTPRQEPPKGHKRSNTVSGIGEKLFGRSGSIFGGRGGQANARQKSGKRYPPTSMKDPYGGDMPRMSMDSRRSMQYGSNRKTSETGGESRPRRFSLLPASFSLKGLSSSRSQTPDEESQVDRSTDNRAQQKPSTGELRPRARATSHGTQDAIGVMPEGAPADEVFVQDEPINYQALSRPTRGASVLQKNHRKFADAYEYERDSSHHSGSSGAARKVMDFFRRRAKSRAADDR from the exons ATGCGCTCGGGAAACCCCGCGGAGGCGTTCCCGGGCCAAGGGACCTTGGTCAAAGAGTCGAGCACATTGATCAATCAAGTCTTAGTGAGCGACCCATCGGTGGACATCGAGCGAGAACAGGTCCGACAAGCCGGTACATCAGTATCTCCGTCGACTGATGGTACTCCAACCCCTGGGCTGGGCTTGGTGGGTAGTGACGGCGTGGATGATGGAGGTCGCGGCGGGCTGCGGAGTCGGCATGATTACAACGAGAATTCGATTAAGCGGAAGGAGACAACATTCGGTCAGTACATTTTGGGTCAAACGCTTGGAGAGGGTGAGTTCGGGAAAGTGAAGCTGGGGTGGAAGAGGGATGGCAGTATTCAAGTGGCTATCAAGCTGATCCGGAGGGAGTCTCTTGGATCGAACCCCAGCCGGCTACCTAAGATATATCGGGAAATCTCGATCTTGCGCGATCTTTCCCATCCCAACATCGTCCGGTTACATGAAATGGTGGAGACCGATAAGCACATTGGTATCATCATGGAATATGCGTCCGGGGGCGAACTTTTCGATCATATCTTGAATAACCGGTATCTCAAAGACAATTCTGCTCGACGTCTCTTTGCGCAGTTGGTATCTGGTGTCGGCTACCTCCACAAGAAGGGCATTGTCCATCGAGATCTAAAGCTTGAAAACTTACTGCTGGATCGAAACCgtaacatcatcatcacagaCTTCGGTTTCGCAAATACCTTCGATCCGCTGGATGAGCTAGGAGAGGAGATCGAATATAATCTGACGAACAAGGAGTTTGTAAAGAGGATGCGACTTGACAAGCCCAATGCGAAGGGCTTAAGGCGTGGTGATTTGATGCAAACTAGCTGTGGGAGTCCCTGTTACGCTGCACCAGAGCTTGTTGTTAGCGATTCGCTGTATACCGGACGCAAAGTGGACGTTTGGAGCTGCGGTGTCATCTTG TATGCAATGCTTGCTGGCTATCTGCCATTCGATGATGACCCCGCCAATCCGGACGGTGATAATATCAACCTCCTCTATAAGTATATTGTCACGACGCCTCTCACGTTCCCCGAGTACGTGACTCCACATGCCCGTGATCTCTTGAGACGAATATTGGTTCCAGATCCGCGGAAACGAGCAGATTTGTTCGAGGTTGCACGGCATAGCTGGCTTAACGAGTACTCGCACATTGTGTCACACATAACTAGCAGTACAACCAAGGTTGCTGATATTGCTACTACGACTGTTTCTCATGGTACGACGCTCTCGGGACATGTACGCTGTTTACCTGCTAATTCGTTGCCTCGATCAGAACAACCCAAAGAGGCCCCATCCCTCGGGCGCAGCGCGTCGGTTAGAGAGCCTCCCAAAACCTACCAAAGCACAGTCCCCTCTCTGGGTGCTCTTGTTCACCATGCTGGCAATATCTCACAGGAACAACCTGCCGAAAGCTCTAAGACTCCCCGGGACACGAAACGGAGAACCGTCCAGGTCGAATATGTTGCTCCTTCGTCTCAGACTACGAGAGGGGAGGGCATGGGATCAGCCACGGCGGGCCCATCGAGTGCTGCTGAAACTGCTGAACATGTGCCCACTGGAGCAAGGTCAAATAGCCGAGATGCTGAGACTGTCTCACCTACCAGTGGCGTACCGCAAGACGCGCCTATGGCGCCAAGCGCACAGGCTGGAGACTCAAAGGCACAGCGCCCGCAATCTGGGCATTTGCCTCGCTCAACTTCGGACTCGACAGCACTTACGGGAGCGGGGACAATGCCCCAACCACATTCCATGCGGCCTACCACTGGTGCATCCATGTCTTCATTCAATACCGGTCGTTTGCCATCGCGAGGATCCTACGGACAGCCCGTAGCTCCCACTGTAGCGGCAACCAATGCGCATGGTCGGCTGGCACAACCGAAGAGCAAGCAATATGTCATCTCGAACCCCATCCCTCAGGATCCTTCCCAACCGGCTGCGGCGTCGATTGGTCGTCCGAGCACCCAGGCTCTTCCTGCAAAGTTCAATACAACCCCCCGACAAGAACCCCCGAAAGGCCACAAGAGATCAAATACTGTCTCAGGGATTGGCGAGAAATTGTTCGGGCGGTCTGGGTCCATTTTTGGAGGACGTGGTGGGCAGGCAAATGCTCGTCAAAAAAGCGGCAAACGTTATCCTCCTACAAGTATGAAAGATCCGTATGGTGGTGATATGCCCCGGATGTCTATGGATTCACGGCGGTCCATGCAATATGGATCAAACCGGAAGACGAGCGAAACAGGTGGTGAGAGTCGGCCTCGTAGATTCTCCCTCTTGCCGGCATCATTCTCTCTCAAGGGTCTTTCTTCGAGCAGATCTCAGACCCCCGATGAAGAGTCACAAGTCGATCGCTCCACGGATAATCGGGCTCAGCAAAAACCATCAACCGGGGAACTACGACCCCGCGCACGTGCGACCAGCCACGGAACACAAGATGCAATAGGAGTCATGCCAGAAGGGGCACCGGCAGATGAGGTCTTCGTCCAAGATGAGCCCATCAACTACCAGGCCC TTTCCCGACCTACAAGAGGGGCCAGTGTCCTACAGAAAAATCATCGGAAATTTGCCGATGCCTATGAGTACGAGCGCGATTCATCACACCATTCCGGCAGCTCTGGTGCGGCCAGAAAAGTGATGGATTTCTTCCGTCGACGAGCGAAGTCGAGGGCTGCCGATGACAGGTAG